In one window of Natrinema halophilum DNA:
- a CDS encoding LLM class flavin-dependent oxidoreductase, with product MEFGSVYMPFDIDETIEYAQYLEDSEYSTLWMADSHEVSAELYVALTACMCSTDDLQFAPGMTNLVTRHPSVTASAVKSLDEYGPGRVDVGVAAGDSAVFAVGETPTSVGELHEGISTIQTLLDGGDVTFNGQHFQFEQSHEDVDVYVAAEGPVTLRMAGEVADGIIFGGGTHPEIIEDLFLDNVAEGASNAGRSLDDIDLVVAAPTYVAESKDVAFEELRQSIEPLAAHNFQHSADEAPEEFREELRSIAENHDVSEHGKADAEAHEQISDEVLSYLGDRFAVAGTPAQCHERIETLEALGISQLVCWFPTDEPLKHTQTYHLEVIEPSTW from the coding sequence ATGGAATTCGGAAGCGTCTACATGCCGTTCGACATCGATGAAACGATCGAGTACGCCCAATACCTCGAAGATAGCGAGTATTCCACGCTGTGGATGGCAGACTCACACGAGGTGTCTGCTGAACTCTATGTCGCCCTGACTGCCTGCATGTGCTCGACCGATGATCTCCAATTCGCACCAGGAATGACGAATCTCGTTACTCGTCATCCGTCCGTTACCGCGAGCGCCGTCAAGTCGCTCGACGAGTACGGCCCTGGTCGGGTCGACGTTGGCGTGGCGGCCGGCGACAGCGCAGTCTTCGCTGTGGGTGAGACACCCACAAGTGTGGGGGAACTTCACGAGGGCATATCGACGATTCAAACACTGCTCGACGGCGGAGACGTGACCTTCAATGGCCAACACTTCCAGTTTGAGCAGTCCCACGAGGACGTCGACGTCTACGTTGCAGCCGAAGGGCCGGTTACGCTGCGTATGGCGGGTGAAGTGGCAGATGGTATCATCTTCGGCGGCGGAACCCATCCGGAAATCATCGAGGATCTGTTTCTAGATAACGTCGCTGAAGGCGCATCGAACGCCGGTCGATCCCTGGACGATATCGATCTGGTGGTCGCTGCTCCGACGTACGTCGCCGAATCGAAAGACGTCGCGTTCGAGGAACTGAGACAGAGCATTGAGCCGCTAGCGGCGCATAACTTCCAGCATTCTGCTGACGAGGCGCCCGAAGAGTTCCGTGAGGAACTCCGGTCTATAGCAGAGAATCACGATGTCAGTGAACACGGGAAGGCTGACGCCGAGGCCCACGAACAGATCTCGGACGAGGTACTCTCGTATCTGGGGGACAGGTTCGCAGTTGCAGGAACGCCGGCACAGTGTCACGAGCGGATCGAAACGCTCGAAGCACTCGGCATCAGTCAACTTGTTTGCTGGTTCCCGACCGATGAACCGCTCAAACACACACAAACGTATCATTTGGAGGTTATCGAACCGTCCACTTGGTGA
- a CDS encoding MBL fold metallo-hydrolase — MVEMQRISIPGATGDVFRIEFDVGWRPGHVAAYLLDFGDLVLVDAGMVSDGTVEEFDDALSAYDYEFAAIDHLIVTHQHIDHTGMVRAILDAGDPTMYAPASIREKFERDYERVEAAIRTNAIRAGVGTDAFESIVDQATERQRVFPEKLPAQQVDQWLDHGDCVDIGSLSFEVVHTPGHQADHCVYVATLGSERVIFSGDMANKPFRSVSAHGDLVEGVEDAIGAFYTALDRLEKIDVDLVLPGHGPIHTEYQAIIERDRDSLDEMLETTATLVAQGADTAYAVANERSGAVYALLIEAIGALSYLEESGELRSTIDEDGCRSYEHV; from the coding sequence ATGGTGGAGATGCAGCGAATAAGCATCCCTGGTGCTACCGGCGATGTCTTTCGAATCGAGTTCGATGTCGGCTGGCGACCGGGTCACGTCGCAGCATATCTACTGGATTTCGGGGATCTGGTCCTGGTCGACGCCGGGATGGTGAGTGACGGAACCGTCGAGGAATTCGATGATGCGCTATCCGCCTATGATTACGAGTTTGCCGCAATCGACCACCTGATCGTCACGCACCAGCACATTGATCATACCGGGATGGTCCGCGCAATCTTGGACGCCGGTGATCCGACGATGTATGCGCCGGCAAGCATCCGGGAGAAATTCGAACGTGACTACGAGCGTGTTGAAGCCGCCATACGGACGAACGCGATCCGTGCTGGTGTCGGCACCGATGCCTTCGAATCTATCGTGGATCAGGCCACCGAGCGCCAGCGAGTCTTCCCGGAGAAACTTCCCGCCCAGCAGGTCGATCAGTGGCTCGACCACGGCGACTGCGTCGATATCGGCAGTCTCAGTTTCGAAGTCGTCCATACCCCTGGTCACCAAGCGGATCACTGCGTGTACGTGGCTACGCTCGGCAGTGAGCGAGTCATTTTTTCCGGAGATATGGCGAACAAACCGTTCCGATCGGTCTCAGCACACGGCGATCTCGTCGAAGGTGTCGAGGATGCTATCGGCGCCTTTTATACAGCCCTGGATCGACTCGAGAAGATCGATGTCGATCTGGTGCTTCCAGGACACGGACCAATCCACACCGAGTACCAGGCGATCATCGAACGCGACCGCGACAGCCTCGATGAAATGCTCGAAACCACCGCGACGCTCGTCGCTCAAGGGGCCGATACGGCGTACGCTGTGGCGAACGAACGCTCCGGGGCGGTGTACGCGCTACTCATCGAAGCCATCGGCGCCCTGTCGTACCTCGAAGAATCAGGGGAACTCAGGTCGACGATCGACGAAGACGGTTGTCGGTCGTACGAGCATGTGTGA
- a CDS encoding class I adenylate-forming enzyme family protein yields the protein MKSFILLNCSLCLMASELDVQFEFDDKPARELTLGEALGNRADQIGQHPFLIYGPDEREMTYAEVDDAANRIGNALLELGVNLGDKVATVMEDSLATALTLFGCMKSGSIYAPVNYEYKGDALSYQINDTDPDVLIVEDQFIGRINAILDDLHSVPTIIVYETDADSVPLSTDQPHRGFDELLEGDAAEPDVNVRWNDPAWIIYTSGTTGYPKGVILSHRWVAFHDVMWSKMINTDDVAHNWMPLHHIGGASNDLCTTLFAGASIVMWNRFSTSSFWDRVDRFGATRVTLVSTLMPWLMNEPRRDDDSHTTLTKAHFQPLLSNYEEIAVRFGFDIVSTGFGQTESGLPVAGVIRVPDAADRTPDRFRTGRPIDDALDNMRELGIPVTTETPGEGYLGKPRSVYDVTVLDDTDETLPPGESGELAVRSTIPGITFDRYLGKPEKTIEDTSNLWFHTGDVVSRDESGNYYYIDRKEDFIRVRGENISSQQIEDLLNEHDAIETSAVFPVPAEEGGEDEVGAAVELTEDGLLTEDELRAFLQDRSADFMVPKYVWFVDDIPTTQTSKVQKTKLRDTLLDS from the coding sequence ATGAAAAGTTTTATTCTCTTGAACTGCTCCTTATGTCTCATGGCTTCTGAGTTAGATGTGCAATTCGAATTTGACGATAAACCGGCACGTGAACTGACGCTCGGCGAAGCACTCGGAAATCGAGCGGACCAGATCGGCCAGCATCCCTTCCTGATTTACGGTCCTGACGAGCGTGAAATGACCTACGCCGAAGTCGACGATGCGGCCAACCGAATCGGTAACGCGCTTCTCGAACTGGGGGTCAACCTCGGTGATAAGGTCGCGACAGTAATGGAGGATTCCCTCGCAACAGCACTTACGCTGTTCGGTTGCATGAAGAGCGGAAGCATCTACGCGCCAGTCAACTACGAGTACAAGGGTGACGCTCTGTCCTACCAGATCAACGATACTGATCCCGACGTGTTGATCGTCGAGGATCAATTCATCGGCCGTATCAACGCAATTCTCGACGACTTGCACTCAGTCCCGACAATCATAGTTTACGAGACTGATGCAGATTCGGTACCACTCTCGACAGACCAACCTCATCGCGGATTCGACGAACTGCTCGAAGGAGACGCCGCCGAACCTGATGTGAACGTCAGATGGAACGATCCTGCCTGGATCATCTATACGTCCGGAACGACCGGATATCCGAAAGGAGTTATCCTCTCTCACCGCTGGGTGGCCTTTCACGACGTAATGTGGTCGAAAATGATCAACACTGACGACGTCGCACACAATTGGATGCCGTTGCATCATATCGGTGGCGCGTCGAATGATCTCTGCACCACCCTGTTCGCAGGTGCGTCGATAGTCATGTGGAACCGATTCAGTACGTCATCATTCTGGGATCGAGTCGATCGTTTCGGCGCCACGCGAGTCACGCTCGTATCCACGTTGATGCCCTGGTTGATGAACGAACCCAGACGGGATGACGACAGTCACACAACTCTCACCAAAGCGCATTTCCAACCGCTGTTGTCGAATTACGAGGAAATTGCAGTTCGATTCGGATTCGACATTGTGAGCACTGGTTTCGGTCAGACCGAGTCCGGTCTTCCAGTAGCGGGGGTCATTCGTGTGCCCGACGCAGCCGATCGAACGCCTGACCGGTTCCGTACGGGCCGCCCGATCGATGACGCCCTCGACAATATGCGTGAACTGGGTATTCCAGTCACCACAGAGACACCGGGCGAAGGATACCTCGGCAAGCCACGTTCCGTGTACGATGTCACAGTTCTCGACGATACCGACGAAACGCTTCCGCCGGGTGAGAGCGGCGAACTTGCAGTTCGATCCACAATTCCAGGAATCACCTTCGATCGGTACCTAGGAAAACCCGAAAAAACGATCGAAGACACGAGCAATCTGTGGTTCCACACCGGCGATGTCGTTTCCCGCGATGAATCGGGCAACTACTACTATATCGATCGGAAAGAGGATTTCATACGAGTTCGAGGCGAAAACATCTCCTCCCAGCAAATTGAGGACCTCCTCAACGAACACGATGCGATCGAAACGAGCGCGGTCTTTCCCGTCCCAGCGGAAGAGGGTGGCGAGGACGAAGTCGGTGCCGCCGTTGAACTCACCGAAGACGGACTCCTCACCGAAGACGAACTGCGCGCGTTCCTGCAGGACCGATCAGCGGACTTCATGGTGCCGAAGTACGTCTGGTTCGTCGACGATATACCGACGACACAGACGAGCAAGGTTCAAAAAACCAAACTTCGCGACACGCTCCTCGATAGCTGA
- a CDS encoding enoyl-CoA hydratase/isomerase family protein codes for MSNLAIDYEVESRVGILTIDRPPVNAIRLEDVERLDQFLNELPNEDELALVIRTGGNIFMAGHDINEFHETDGSSPPEWDPYRSFVQTIYEFPVPTIAAVDGPAAGIGAIISSLCDIRVASPDATFSLPEIDVGIIGGLGPLRRVLPDGVVRWMTFTGESISGERAHQLGMVAKVAPDAEGEAVEMANTIASKSPSAVRKGKALAIEEQPDWPIEDYHREVEFGEQHMTHEHTVEAIAAVVEDRDPEFDA; via the coding sequence ATGTCGAATTTGGCAATTGACTACGAAGTCGAATCTCGCGTTGGAATCCTCACAATCGATCGTCCGCCGGTCAACGCCATTCGATTAGAGGATGTCGAACGGTTGGATCAGTTTCTCAATGAACTCCCGAACGAAGACGAACTCGCGCTCGTCATTCGGACCGGTGGGAACATTTTCATGGCCGGCCACGACATCAACGAATTCCACGAAACAGACGGCTCATCGCCACCAGAGTGGGACCCTTACCGATCATTCGTACAGACGATTTACGAGTTCCCAGTACCGACGATCGCCGCAGTCGACGGCCCGGCGGCAGGGATCGGAGCCATCATTTCGAGTCTCTGTGATATCCGAGTTGCGTCGCCCGATGCGACGTTCTCCCTGCCGGAAATAGATGTCGGGATAATCGGTGGCCTGGGGCCGCTGCGGAGGGTGCTCCCTGACGGGGTTGTTCGGTGGATGACGTTCACCGGCGAATCAATCTCGGGAGAGCGGGCACACCAGCTCGGTATGGTAGCGAAAGTAGCACCCGATGCCGAGGGTGAGGCAGTCGAAATGGCAAATACGATCGCATCGAAAAGCCCGTCTGCAGTTCGCAAAGGCAAGGCACTTGCTATCGAGGAACAGCCGGACTGGCCGATCGAAGATTATCACCGTGAAGTCGAATTCGGCGAACAGCACATGACACACGAGCACACTGTCGAAGCGATAGCGGCAGTCGTCGAAGATCGCGATCCGGAATTCGACGCATAG
- a CDS encoding enoyl-CoA hydratase/isomerase family protein has translation MSAIETDFDDEVLTVTLNQPDRRNPLSESIVEEFNDVLDEIQTDRDDVRCLVVEGSGGMFSSGGDLDAMKEGIEDPNPIDHVDEHKQGIHRLIGRLYEVPIPTVACVEGAAVGAGLSLALACDIIIATKSAKLGVPFNNVGLVVDMGGSHTLTEAVGPHKAKELLFTSDLITADEGEQLGLVNHAYPEDEFERECSEIIDQLANGPTAAYSLTKQLINASGEGDIWAALKRETNAQAIAATTEDHREGVEAILEKRNPDFAGQ, from the coding sequence ATGTCAGCAATCGAAACTGATTTTGATGACGAAGTCCTGACTGTAACGCTCAATCAACCGGACCGTCGAAACCCGCTCAGCGAATCGATCGTCGAGGAGTTCAACGACGTCCTCGACGAAATTCAAACCGATCGCGACGACGTTCGATGTTTGGTCGTCGAAGGTTCTGGCGGGATGTTCTCTTCAGGGGGAGATCTCGACGCCATGAAGGAAGGCATCGAAGATCCGAATCCGATCGATCACGTAGACGAGCACAAGCAAGGCATCCACCGGCTTATTGGCCGCCTGTACGAGGTTCCGATCCCCACGGTAGCCTGTGTCGAAGGTGCCGCGGTGGGTGCCGGTCTCTCCCTTGCACTCGCTTGTGACATCATCATCGCGACAAAATCGGCGAAGCTAGGTGTGCCGTTTAACAACGTCGGGTTGGTCGTTGACATGGGAGGATCGCACACGCTGACCGAAGCAGTCGGCCCGCACAAGGCCAAGGAACTCCTCTTTACATCTGATCTGATCACAGCCGACGAGGGCGAGCAACTGGGACTCGTCAACCACGCGTATCCTGAAGACGAGTTCGAAAGGGAGTGCAGTGAGATTATCGATCAGCTGGCAAATGGTCCTACCGCAGCCTACAGCCTCACCAAACAACTGATCAATGCCAGTGGCGAGGGTGACATTTGGGCGGCACTCAAGCGCGAAACCAATGCTCAGGCTATCGCCGCTACGACCGAGGACCATCGCGAAGGCGTCGAAGCGATCCTGGAGAAGCGAAATCCGGATTTCGCCGGACAGTAG
- a CDS encoding acyl-CoA dehydrogenase family protein, whose amino-acid sequence MSTGNKFVNNPSKLLEEDRFQELDELAQNEFRSRSKEYNDNHEIPVKNLDELGERGWLKAAVSEENGGWGSNTDLGDPAEYLQAIRTVARGCSSTAHCLQLHYHIAWFIDAIGDDDLIERYLEPMLDGTYYGTFVAVEPNMTNQYELDTTATPVDGGYEMSGTKLYATNGSIADFHLVFASMEGMEGRDSVTVFVVEDDWDGVEVDTSWWQPFGMRAAVSPRIELNDVFIPEENMLGEPGQYASEHWQAKYHTAFCANYLGSMEGVFDFFLEYMHDRGKADYESVQLRTGEVHFEMKAAEAFFHDAIRKWQDPSISQDDAEAVAMKAKWFNAKTAMDVGLQIAETAGSTAQFEQFPIGRYLRDMHTHTQHSGHDMTATQIGRSQFGRDFDTTREV is encoded by the coding sequence ATGAGTACTGGTAATAAATTTGTCAACAACCCATCTAAGCTTCTCGAAGAAGATCGGTTCCAGGAACTAGATGAATTGGCCCAGAACGAATTCCGCTCGCGGTCGAAAGAGTACAACGATAACCACGAGATCCCGGTCAAAAACCTCGATGAGTTAGGAGAGCGCGGCTGGTTGAAAGCGGCGGTGAGCGAAGAGAACGGCGGCTGGGGAAGCAACACTGACCTGGGTGACCCTGCCGAGTATCTGCAAGCAATCCGAACAGTCGCACGCGGTTGCAGTTCGACTGCACACTGTCTTCAACTCCACTATCACATCGCGTGGTTCATCGATGCTATCGGAGACGATGACCTGATAGAACGCTATCTCGAACCCATGCTGGACGGGACTTACTACGGTACATTCGTTGCCGTGGAACCCAATATGACCAACCAGTACGAACTCGACACGACCGCAACGCCGGTCGACGGTGGGTACGAAATGTCGGGAACGAAACTCTACGCGACGAACGGATCTATTGCCGACTTCCACCTCGTATTCGCGAGTATGGAGGGGATGGAAGGACGTGACTCGGTAACGGTCTTCGTCGTCGAGGATGATTGGGACGGAGTGGAGGTAGACACTAGCTGGTGGCAGCCATTCGGCATGCGAGCCGCAGTCAGCCCCCGTATCGAACTCAACGACGTGTTCATCCCAGAAGAAAACATGCTGGGTGAACCCGGTCAATATGCTTCCGAACACTGGCAGGCGAAATACCACACGGCCTTCTGTGCAAATTACCTAGGTTCGATGGAAGGCGTCTTCGACTTTTTCCTCGAATACATGCACGATCGAGGCAAAGCTGACTACGAGTCAGTTCAGCTTCGGACTGGTGAAGTTCACTTCGAGATGAAAGCTGCCGAGGCATTCTTCCATGACGCCATCCGAAAGTGGCAGGATCCGTCCATCTCCCAAGATGATGCCGAAGCAGTGGCGATGAAGGCCAAGTGGTTCAACGCCAAAACGGCGATGGACGTCGGCCTCCAGATCGCCGAAACCGCAGGATCGACCGCACAATTCGAGCAATTCCCCATCGGCCGATATCTCCGGGACATGCACACCCACACGCAGCACTCGGGACACGATATGACCGCAACGCAAATCGGCCGGTCTCAGTTCGGTCGGGACTTCGACACTACCCGCGAGGTGTAA